In a single window of the Heliangelus exortis chromosome 1, bHelExo1.hap1, whole genome shotgun sequence genome:
- the IL22 gene encoding interleukin-22 — protein sequence MAFVETLTKNFSGWVIFCCCCCVPLLLTSPLPLKGKGVASTTPHGCKLSKSHFQPPYIRNVTYTLAKMAKASDHDTDNRFIGQQLFVNIKENNRCYMMKRVMEIVVKDVLAEAKKLYPNAEEVAEFFARLTKEELRSCNSSGHKERIEKNLGEMKNKMKQLGDNGKTKAIGELDLLFDYTEDACTDTPKRGGNKKKN from the exons ATGGCATTTGTGGAAACCCTGACCAAGAACTTCTCAGGATGGGTcatcttctgctgctgttgctgtgtcCCTCTTCTTCTCACCAGCCCTCTGCCTCTCAAAGGAAAAGGGGTGGCTTCTACCACCCCTCATGGCTGCAAGCTCAGCAAGAGTCACTTCCAGCCACCCTACATCAGGAATGTCACCTACACCTTGGCTAAAATG gcCAAGGCCTCAGACCACGACACGGACAACAGGTTCATTGGGCAGCAGCTCTTTGTTAACATCAAG GAAAACAACCGCTGCTACATGATGAAGAGGGTTATGGAGATTGTAGTGAAAGATGTCCTTGCTGAGGCCAAGAAGCTGTACCCAAATGCTGAGGAGGTGGCAGAGTTCTTTGCACGCCTGACCAAGGAAGAACTGCGCAGCTGT aATTCTTCAGGACATAAAGAGCGCATTGAAAAGAACCttggagaaatgaaaaacaaaatgaaacag TTGGGAGACAATGGAAAGACTAAAGCCATTGGAGAACTGGATTTACTGTTTGACTACACAGAAGATGCTTGTACTGATACCCCAAAGAGAGGAgggaacaagaagaaaaactga